In the Trinickia acidisoli genome, GGGTGACTTCTCCGTCAGGCCCCCCCGCGTCGCCGGTCGGGCTGTTGCCGGTACCGTCGACGGGCACCGAGACGACTTGCGGCGCCGGCACCCCGAGGCCGCCGAAGTAGGCAGACAGATCCGACGTCTCATAACCGCCGCCCAATTCGATCAAGCCGATGCACTGGCCCGCGCCGTCGCCGTCGGGAAAGTCGTACAGCCCCGCCACTTGCAGCGGCGTAAACGCATGCGTCGCAGCGCGAGCCGTAATAGGCCCTGGCTCCCTGCGTAGCCGGAAATGCGGGCGTGCTTGTGGACGATTGTCGAGGCCCAGCACGGCCGTCACGACCTCGGCGATTTCGCTCGGAATCGTGACAGGGCCGCTCCGGCCGCGAAACCGGCCAAGCGTCGGGTGCTCGTAGTGTGAGAGTTCGACGCCGAACGCCGCTTGGAAATGCTCGACGGTACCGGCCAGCACCACCTTGGCCGCGCTGAAATCCCGCCGCTCGACGCTCAGCTCGTATTCGCGCGCGAATACATCGAGCTTGGCGACGTCTTCGGGTGCAACAGCAAAGCGCTGCGCGAAAGCCTCTCGCGAGAGCGGTTCAACCGCCTCCCCGCAGGCAATCCGATGCGCTAGATCCTCGAGTTCGCGCGCGCCGCGCCGGCGCAGGATGACGACGACGCGTAGGGTTTCGTTCGGGTCGATCGGCCCGAGGCATGTTGAATCCTCGACGGCTGCACGCTCGCTGCCTGCGAGCCGCTGTCTCGCTTTGGTCATGTATGACTCTCCTCACGCAGTGGATACGCGGAAAGCTCCGACACCCGCCTGTGCCGCACAGTTCCTTCGCTTTGCGGCTTTGCAGCCACGCTGCGGCAAAACGACGAACGCCGCGAGCGAGACCAAGCGGCATTCGTCGGACGACTGCTCAAAGTGTAGTGCATCGCCGACCATGCGCGGAGCCGGCAACGGAAACGTTAGCTGTCCGGCCTAGGCGGAGCCGCAAAGCGGCCAGCGTCGCCGCGCATGCCGATGCACGATCTGCAAACCTGCTCGCATCGGCATATCATGGCCCGCGCAGCGGTGTGCGAGTCGGCAACGCGCTGCCGGGCCCGCCGCTCGCGACCCGACCGTCGGAAAGCATCAAGTACTCAAGTACAAAAGGAAAAACGCAACATGTCCCTGTCTATTTACGAAACTTCAGTGCCCGTGTTCGCCCGCGGGCTCACGAATCTGCGCGCCGTACTGCAAAAAGCGCACGACCATGCGCTGACGAAACACTTCGAGCCGTCGATTCTGCTGTCGAGCCGGCTCTATCCCGACATGCACCCACTGACCAAGCAAGTGCAGATCGCATCGGACGCGGCGAAGTTTTGCATCGCACGATTGGCCGGCGTCGAGCCGCCCAAGTTTGACGACGTCGAGACGACGTTCGACGAGTTGTATGCGCGCATCGACAAGACTCTCGCCTACCTGCAAGGCTTCGATGCGGCGAAATTGGAAGGCAGCGAATCGCGCACGGTGACGCTCACCGTGCCGAGCGGCAAGCACGAATTCGTCGGTCAGGTCTATCTGCTTCACTTCGCGCTGCCGAACTTCTTCTTCCACGTGACGACGGCCTACGCCATCTTGCGCCACAACGGCATCGAGCTCGGCAAGTTCGATTACTTGGGGCGCGTCTAGCAGCTCGAAGCCGGATCGGCACCTCGTGGAAGGCGGTTGCCCGGCAACCGCCTTTAATCGAGCGACAGACGCAGCGCGAAACCGATCAAAGCGGCGGAGAAAGTCCAACGCTGCAGCGTTTGCGCAAGCGGATACTTGTGCAGCACGGTCGCGATGCGCGCGGCGCCGACCGCATAGAGCGTATCGAACAACGCTCCGACGAGCAGCAGGATGACGCCGAGTTCCGTCACCTGAAGGGCCACGGGACCGGCGGCCGGCCGGATGAACTGCGGCAACAGCACCGAGCAGAACAGCAGTGCCTTGGGGTTGAGCAAGTTCGTCAAAAGGCCTTTGACGAACGCTTGCCGCAGTTCCCCGCCTTCGTGCGCCGGCCCGGTAACCGCGCTTTCGGGCTGCAGAGCGAAAACAGGCGAGCGGAATATTTGAATGGCGATATAGGCAAGGTAGGCCGCGCCGCCGTAGCGCACGATCTCGTACAGCCACGGCGCGGCTTTGAGCAGGGCCGCCACGCCGCATGCGGAAAGCGTCACGTGCGTCGCGCGCGACACGGCAAGGCCGCCCGCGGCAGTCAGCCCTTTGCGCGTGCCCCGGGCAATGCTGGTTTGCAGGATCAACGCCATGTCGGGGCCGGGAATCGCATAGACGACGATGAGCGCTACGATGAATGCAATGAGCAAGTCGGCGGAAATCACGGCAACCTCGATATCGTTTCGTATTTCGGAAACGATATTCTGCCGCTAGATCCGGAGCGATTTTCAGCCAATCGCGTTTTCCGTCAATCAAAAGATGGTGGATTTCGCCAAAATAAAACAATTCTGCAAGACCTTCCACCAACTCTCAATTACCCGGCAGCGCTTCAATGAGCTTGGCCATCCGATCTCAGCGTATCGGCGCACCGCAAAACTGCCGGCGCCGGGTCTTCGCGCTGCGGCGCTTCGCCCCCGCTCTCATTGATTCTCGGCGCCCATTTCCGCTGTAGCAGCACCACGGTGCTGGTCGCCCCGAGCATCAGAAACACGAAAATCGCGAGCATGGGCAGCGTATAGCTGTGTCCTAGATGGAGCAGCCAGCCCGACAGACTGGCAGACACGCCGCCCGCAAGGCTGGTCGCCACCTGCTGCAGGCCAGTGTTCAAGCCGACCGCTTGCTTCGGGATCAGGGTGAGCTTGACGAGGGCCAGGTTGTTCGCCGTCGCGAGGCCCAGCAGCGAGAGCGAAACCACGTTCCAAAACAACGCCATCTGCGGCGAGGGTGCATAAGCGCCAAGCAAGACGGTCGTGCCGCCGATAAAGCCAGCCACGATAAAGCATTTACGCACCAGCACGGCATCACGGCCACGCGCGATCAGCCGATCCGCCACCCATCCGGCGAGCGCCGCCACGATCGCGATGCCCGCGAAGCTGAAGAAGGTAAACAGCCCCGATTGCTTCAGCGAAAGACCGCGCTGTTCGACCAGATAGGCCGGCATCCAGGTCATGCAATAGAACGCGAAATAGCTGTAGCAAAAATTCGTGATCAAACCGCCCCATACCACCGGGCTTGCCAAGAGATTGGCAAGCGGTACCGAGGCCGCTCGTTGTTTAGCGGCCGCGAGTTCGGATTTCGACGGTAAATCGTTGTCGAGCATCAGCAACCAGGGCAACAACCAGACGAGCGCGACGAGGCCCGTGGCGATGAACATCGCATTCCATGAAAACGCGACGATCAGCCACGCTGCGATCGGTGCGCCAAGCGCGGGCCCCATCTTGCCGCCGATCGAATAGATCCCGAGGGCGGTACCCCTGCGGGCCTCCTCGAAGTTATTGGCGAGATAACGATAAGTAGCGGGTACCACCACCGCTTCCGCGGCACCGATCAGCAGACGCACGACGATGAGTGCGGAAAGCGTGCCGACCATGCCCGTGGCCGCGGCGGCGAGGCACCACAGGAAGAAGCACACTGCGTAGGGCCATTTCACGCCATAGCGATCCACGAGCCAGCCCATCGCGATCTGCAGGACCCCGTAGGACCAGAACACGGCCGAACCGAGCCAGCCGCGCTCGACATGCGTCAGTGCGAATTCCCGCACGAACCGATGGTCCGCAAACGCGGAGGCCATGCTCGAGCGGTCCATCCATGCAATCATCAGTCCGAGCGCCAGCAGTACGACGATGCCCCAGCGATTCTCGGGCCGCGCTCTTTTCCGTCGAGTCGCCTCTTCCAATTCGTTTTAGCCGAGGCTACCAGTCACGTCGTCGAACAACTCATCGACGGAAAGCCGGCGCGGAATGATTTTCTGATCGAGCGCCCAGTCGATCGCCAATTGGATTCCCTTGCGATTCGCCTCCATCCCGATCGGCGGAAACACCGCGGGCACACCCTCGGCCTGCGCACGGCTTTCGACGATCATTCGATAGAGTTCGCGAACGACGTCGGGACGCGTCTTCGAAATGCTTTCGTGCACGACGAACATATGGTTGATCGGCACGACGCCTTCGCGCGCGAACCACGCTTTCGCCGCGTTCTGCGCATCGGGCACGAGCGTGCGCACGCGCGGATCCTTGGGCATGTCTTCACCAAGCAATGCCGCGGCCAGTTCGCCGTCGAGCATCATCTGCGGAATCGACGAGCCCTTGGGCAAGCGCTCGCAGTTCTGCGGGTCGTTGTACTCGGCCAGATGTCCGTCGCCGAGCGTCATCCACGTGACCTTGTCCAGATCGACGCCGTATTCGTGACGCAAGATGCCGCGTATCCAGAGTGCGGTCGTCTGCGTATAAGTGCGCACGCCAACTTTCTTACCCTCGATGTCCTTCGGATCGAGATGACCGAAGTCGATGTTGAAGCCCGCGCAGTGATGCTGGAATCGCCCCGAGATCGGTGTCGGCAGCAACACGTACGGCTTGCCGTATGCCTTGGCCTGCAAGAACGTGACGATCGCGAGTTCGCCCGCGTCGAACTGGTTCTCGCGCACCATCGCCTTGAAGCCGTTGTGCGCCGGCGTCGGCCCGCAGAAGTCGAGCGTGACGAGGTCCGAGCTCACCCGTCCGTCCCGCATTGCTTTCGTCACCGCGTATTCAGACAGATTGGTGCGCAGCGTCGGCACCCCGGTCAGCGTCGTTGTCATGGATGTCATTCCTTGGCTTGAATCTCGTGAATCGAATTACAAACGGACTTCGATCAAACGCGGGCCGCGCTCGCGCGTCGAATCGACCATGGCTTTGTAGAACGCCTCGGCCGTATCGACAGCCACGGCTTCCACGCCCATGCTTTTCGCCATCGAAAGCCAATCGATGCGCGGGCGATCGATGTCGATCATCGACAGCGCGCGTTCGCCGGGCGTGCCCGCGCCCATGTTGGCGTACTCAGCCTTGAGAATTGCGTAGCTGTTGTTGGCGAAGATGATCGTCGTGACGTTCAAGCTCTCGCGCGCCTGAGTCCATAACGACTGGATCGTGTACATCGCGCTGCCGTCGCCGACCATGCAGAACACGCGCCGATCCGGGCACGCGAGCGCCGCGCCCGTCGCCACGGGCGTCGCATAGCCGATCGAGCCGCCCATGTTGTTGATGAGGTCGTGCGGCGCGGCGCCCATGGTCACGCCCATGGACTCGCGGCCCGTCGTCAGCGATTCGTCCACGAGAATGCAGTGCTCGGGCAGGGCCGCGGCCAACGCCTGCGCAATGCTCGTCGGGTTGAGCGCGCCGCTCGGCGCCGGCGTTTCGATGCGCGGCTGCACGAGCGCTGCGGTGCCGGCCGCGCCCAGTGCCTGCAGCAGCATGTCGAACGCGAGTTCGCTGTCCTCGTCGGCCTCGACGAGCGCATGCACCAGCGTACCCTCGGGCTTGAGCAAACTCGGTTTGTCCGGGTAGGCGAAGAAGGCCACGGGCTCCTTCGTCTCGACCGTGACGATGTGCTTGAAATCCTCGAGGAAAGCCGTAGCTTGCGCCACCGCGTAGGGAATGCGTTC is a window encoding:
- a CDS encoding DUF1993 domain-containing protein — its product is MSLSIYETSVPVFARGLTNLRAVLQKAHDHALTKHFEPSILLSSRLYPDMHPLTKQVQIASDAAKFCIARLAGVEPPKFDDVETTFDELYARIDKTLAYLQGFDAAKLEGSESRTVTLTVPSGKHEFVGQVYLLHFALPNFFFHVTTAYAILRHNGIELGKFDYLGRV
- a CDS encoding LysE family translocator, translated to MISADLLIAFIVALIVVYAIPGPDMALILQTSIARGTRKGLTAAGGLAVSRATHVTLSACGVAALLKAAPWLYEIVRYGGAAYLAYIAIQIFRSPVFALQPESAVTGPAHEGGELRQAFVKGLLTNLLNPKALLFCSVLLPQFIRPAAGPVALQVTELGVILLLVGALFDTLYAVGAARIATVLHKYPLAQTLQRWTFSAALIGFALRLSLD
- a CDS encoding acetolactate synthase large subunit; its protein translation is MNGAESLVATLVDQGVDICFANPGTSEMHFLAALGDNAKMRSVLCLFEGVATGAADGWYRMKETPASTLLHLGPGLANGLANIHNAKRASSGMVNVVGEHSVSHLKYDPPLTSDIEGLARPLSHWVRRAESSNTIAWDTAQAVAKASEHPGQIATLILPGDTSWQQAGESRLLPPPVAVKRKTPSAARIEHIAQVLRSGEPTLIVLANRATRGAALEKAGRVAAATGARLGSQFFTARIERGAGRVPIERIPYAVAQATAFLEDFKHIVTVETKEPVAFFAYPDKPSLLKPEGTLVHALVEADEDSELAFDMLLQALGAAGTAALVQPRIETPAPSGALNPTSIAQALAAALPEHCILVDESLTTGRESMGVTMGAAPHDLINNMGGSIGYATPVATGAALACPDRRVFCMVGDGSAMYTIQSLWTQARESLNVTTIIFANNSYAILKAEYANMGAGTPGERALSMIDIDRPRIDWLSMAKSMGVEAVAVDTAEAFYKAMVDSTRERGPRLIEVRL
- a CDS encoding phosphate ABC transporter substrate-binding protein, whose translation is MTTTLTGVPTLRTNLSEYAVTKAMRDGRVSSDLVTLDFCGPTPAHNGFKAMVRENQFDAGELAIVTFLQAKAYGKPYVLLPTPISGRFQHHCAGFNIDFGHLDPKDIEGKKVGVRTYTQTTALWIRGILRHEYGVDLDKVTWMTLGDGHLAEYNDPQNCERLPKGSSIPQMMLDGELAAALLGEDMPKDPRVRTLVPDAQNAAKAWFAREGVVPINHMFVVHESISKTRPDVVRELYRMIVESRAQAEGVPAVFPPIGMEANRKGIQLAIDWALDQKIIPRRLSVDELFDDVTGSLG
- a CDS encoding MFS transporter, with the translated sequence MEEATRRKRARPENRWGIVVLLALGLMIAWMDRSSMASAFADHRFVREFALTHVERGWLGSAVFWSYGVLQIAMGWLVDRYGVKWPYAVCFFLWCLAAAATGMVGTLSALIVVRLLIGAAEAVVVPATYRYLANNFEEARRGTALGIYSIGGKMGPALGAPIAAWLIVAFSWNAMFIATGLVALVWLLPWLLMLDNDLPSKSELAAAKQRAASVPLANLLASPVVWGGLITNFCYSYFAFYCMTWMPAYLVEQRGLSLKQSGLFTFFSFAGIAIVAALAGWVADRLIARGRDAVLVRKCFIVAGFIGGTTVLLGAYAPSPQMALFWNVVSLSLLGLATANNLALVKLTLIPKQAVGLNTGLQQVATSLAGGVSASLSGWLLHLGHSYTLPMLAIFVFLMLGATSTVVLLQRKWAPRINESGGEAPQREDPAPAVLRCADTLRSDGQAH